gcattatatttataaatattccttttttttctcaaacatcaaatcccatgatgttctcacacaaAAAgtatttataatcaattaaaataaaaatattattaatttgaattatatatcaactattttttacaatattagttacaaatatatgattattaattaacatattttcaataaataatgtgttattaaatagttaatttaatatcatgtataaaggcacatattttaaatattaattttaatttttttatagtgaaattttattttaaaattaaactaactgtgtaattacacttgtgcaaccaaacagcacgcttgtaattacattatgacaaacaaacaggtcattgtaattacaatactgtgtaattactaggctgtgtaattactagggtagtaattacaccaattccaattaccaggtgactttccaaacagaccctaagACTTgtcatatctttttttttttctacaaaCCAGAGAAATATTGTTATGACCAAATTGAAGATCTGCAACTTAATCAATGGTTGCAACTTGGTGCAAAGGCTGCAAGTTCCTTGTGCAAAAACTTCAATAACCTTGTTAGCCATTGCACTTGCATACATTGTAGAACCTCCACACATCTTGGAAGAGATAGCTATAGTGATCACCAATCAATCCTCCATCAATATGTTGGGGATCCATCTGAACTTCATCAGGGGCTTTTGAAACAAACAGATGCAGCATGAAAAACAACACTACTAGAGCAGTCCAACATCAAAATTCAGTAGTAACAGCATAAAAAACAGTAGCATTTATACAAAAATATTCTTTCTCTGCCTATGCCTTAGAGACTCCATTTGCACGAGGTCTAGTCTATAAGATCCAGTAGCTGTGGATGGGAGACTCGTTTGCACAAAAATAATCAGTTCGTCGTTTGTAATACTCCATTTAGCTAAAGCATCTACGACTTGGTTGGCTTCTCTAAAGCAGTGTCTAACCTCTCAAGTAATAGCACTTGAGATATTTTGAATACGAATAATAATGTTCTTCATTTGCCGAGGGATATTATAGTTACCTTTGATCATTTCAACCACAATCTTAGAGTCACACTCCAAAATTACTTTGATATGCCCATTTTGAGAACACCATTCCAGGCCATTTAGAGCAGCCTTGGCTTCGGCCATATTACTATTATCCATTCCAATACTTCGAGCAAATGCCATGATAATCTTTCCTCTGTGATCTCTACAAATTCCTCCAATTCCAGCTCTTCCATTTGCATCCCTACTTCCATCCGTGTTGATCTTCACCCAATTTTCCGGGGGCTTCAACCATTTAACCACATTACATTCAATCTTGGGAGTAAGACCCACAACCTGTTGATACATAAATTCCCACCTGGAGCTGCATTCAGTATTACTCTTTGCTTTGGAGACAACCCATTTCAGATGAGAAAGAATCTTATATTGAATCCTCTTAGTATATAGCATTTGTTACCTCCATATATGACTGAGCATCTTGCTTTCCATATCTCCCAACAAATTACTACAAGAGTAATTTGTAGAATAGTCTGATGAAGTGAGTTTTTTGGTTTGATATTCCACCACTTTTGAAGCATACACCTTATAGGTATATACTCCCAAGAAATTCCAACAGGATTTCCGAAGAAATTCCACATTTGTTCAGCAATTTTCCCACCAATGAAAGTATGGTGCATAGTATCTCTTTGATCATTAGGGCAACAAAAACACCTGGCATCACTGTCAATTCCAAATCTAGTACCAATAGTGTCATTAAAACGAAAGTTTCTTTTTAAAAATCTCCACATTAAGGACATTTTAAAAGGTAAATGCTTATGCCAAATCTTCTTTAAAAAATAAGAAACCTCATTTTTCTGTCTAATATGTCTCCGGGCAGAAGCAGTAGAAAAAGTACCATTACTGTTAGGCATCCAAATAGGAGTATCAATTAGATCCGGATTACCTATTTCAATGGAGTTGATGTGTTCAGTAAGATATTCAGGAAGCTGTAACAGATCTATATCCCAATTCCCATTAGTAATAACGgcactgacaatttgggcataaTTAAAATCATTTCTATGAATAATCTGAGCTACAACACCCATTTCACACCAGTTATCCCACCACAAATTACTATTTCCCTTATTGATTTTCCAAATTAAAAGTTCTTCCACTAGATCTCTAATTTTGACCAATTGTTTCCAAGCAAGGGAATGAGTAGGTTGAATAGTAGAAGCAACAGGATGAGTAGAACAATACTTAGCTAAAACAAAAGTACCCCATAGAGATTTACACATTCTAAGCCTTCACCATCTTTTCATAGTTAAACTCTTACTAACATCAAAAATACTTCTAAACCCTAGACCACCTTCCTCTTTTGGAAAAGACATGTTATCCCAAAAACtccaatgatatttatttttaCCCTCAACAGAACCCCAAAAGAAATTAGCAAAGTAACTTTCAAGTTGCAACAAAACAGTTTTAGGAGGTTCTAAAGCAGACAAAAGATAAATTGGTTGAGATTGCAAGACATGCCTGATTAAAGTAGCTTTGCCCCCAATCAAAAGAAGTTTACCTTGCCATCCTGTAGTCCTTTTCACCAATTTGGATATCATCTCACTATAGTAAGCAATTCTCTGTACCCCTACATATAAAGGACAACCCAAATAAGTAATGGGAAAGTTAGAATGTTTGTAACCAGTTACCTCTTTAATTCTCTGAATGATGTTGTTAGAAGCCTTGGGTTCCACCAGGAAGCAACTCTTGTTGATATTTATCCTTTGTCCAGAGCACTTTTGATAATTTTGAAGTTGATGCATAACCAATTCAAGAGATCTCTTACCGCCAGAGGTAAAAATAATAACATCATCTGCATATGCAAGGTGAGTAATGTGTGGACCATTATAGGGCAAACCGAATCCCCTATATGGATGAATGTGGGGCAGTTGGTTCAACATTATATATAAGACTTCTGCCCCAAGAACAAATAAAGAGGGGGATAGAGGATCACCTTGCTTAAGCCCCCTAGTAGAGTCAAAAGAATCCTTTTCTCACCCTATTAATAATAATAGAATACCAGACATTAGATATTAATCTTCTAATCATAGCAATCCATTTATCTGAAAAACCAAATTTCTTAAGAGCATGAAGAAGAAATTTCCAATTAACCATATCATAAGCCTTAGCCATATCCAATTTAATGACCGTGTTACCTCCAAAATTATTCTTTCTAATATCATGAATAATCTCCTGTGCAAGTAAAACATTTTCAGTAATAGATCTACCTTTAAGGAAACCTGTTTGATTCTCAGAAATAATATTAGGCAAAATATTACTAAGCCTAGAACTAATGATTTTGGAAATAATCTTGTTAGAACAATTACTGAGACTAATAGGTCTCATTTCGTTAAAAGAGTTAGGATTCTCAATTTTAGGCAAGAGAATAAGACAAGAACTAGTAAAGAATTTAGTTCAAACCTGTCCCTCCAAAAAATTGTTGAATCGCCTCAATCAGCTCATGTTTGATGATTTCCCAACAACTTTGATAGAAAGAACCTCCAAAACCATCAGGCCCTGGAGTGCTGTCAGCATTGAGTCCAAACACAGCATCCCTGATTTCATCTTCATTTGGAATAGCCTCCAGCATATTGTATATTGTTGTCTTCCTGATTAACTCTTCGATTTATACAGTCTAAGTGGTGAAGTTCAATTTCTTGATCATCAGAGAAAAGTTTACTGAAGTAATCAACGGCCTCTTTAGCAATCTGTTCTTCCCCTATGATCCTTAGACCATTTTCTGACTGGATCCTCTGAATCGTAGCTTTCCTTCTCTTTTCGTTAATAACAGCATGAAAATATTTAGAATTGGAGTCTCCATCCTTTAACCAATTGATATTTGCTCTTTGCCTGAGAATGGATTGTTCACAGTTCAACCACCTAGTATGTTCAGCCTGAGCTTTATGAACTTGAGGTctcaaatcatcattatcattgtcaatATAATCAGTTTCAAGATCCAGCATCTTAGCTTCCCATTCTTTAACTTTATCAAACACATTCCCAATTTGCTTTCTGGACCAAATGCTAAGCTTGCGACTCACGTTCTTCATTTTGAGTTGTAGTCTTCTCATACTGTTACCCTCTACTTCTTCATTCCATGCTTCTTGTACCGCATCTTTGAAGTTCGGTTGATCAATCCAGAAATTCAAAAATTTGAAATACCTGATTTTAGATTGTTCTGAGGCAGAGCATTTTACAATCATAGGAGTGTGGTCAGATCATGTGCTTGCTAAATGTTCAATGTCAATAATGGAAAAGTTGTCAGTCCAGTGATGATTAATAAAACTTCTGTccaaccttttccaaattctcttGCTTCTTTCTCTAGCATTACACCATATGAACCTGAGGCCCTTATAACCGGCATCCACCATACCACAATCATtcatacaagaaataaaatcccaACTCTTCTCCATTCTGTGTGGTTTTCCCCCTTTCTTTTCATCAGgactcataatagcattaaaatcccCACAAACGCACCAAGGTTCATCAATGAAGTTGTTACAATTTCTAAGACTATCCCAAAGGGGAAGTCTCTGATGTTGCTTGGATTTAGCATATACAGCAGTGAACCAAATTACCTCAGCATTATTCTTATTAGTCATTTTGATAGTAAGTTGTTGCTCATCATCTTTTGCTACATCCACATGAAATTCACTAGACCAGAGAATCCAAATCTTACCATTGCAATTTGAGCTACACCCCTCAAAGCCTCTTCTGTATTTGTCAATATGGCAAGCATCAACAAAAGGTTCCTGAATAGCTATAATATGAGAGTTGCGAATTTGGGATAAGAATTTTAATCTTTCAAAAGCCCCTCTAGACTTTACTCCTCTAATATTCCAAACAATTGTACTAATCATTAAGACTATTAGAGGATGTTCCACCTATTTGAGATGCTTTCACCATTGCCCTTGTAACAGGGCCTGGTTTTATCAAATCTTTGTTAATTTCATTGCCATTCCTGTTTACTGATCTTGGAGATAGATTGCCATTGTTGATCAAAGTCTGTCTATGTTGAGACACTGCATCTTCCATCTTTTCACCTTTCCATGAAGTTTTGGGAGCAAAGGCATTAATAAGAGCCTCTTCATCAGAAGATTCACATTCTTCAAACTCTTCATCAAGATCTTCCTCAATGTCACTTTCCTGCTCTTCAGCATAATCAGAATCATATTCACTCTCTTCATCTTCATTGATGTCTTCATTATTGACTTGCTTCCCATTAGGATTCTCATCAAGTGGAGCACAAATTTGAAGTGGAGCATCAACTAAAACACTAGGACTCCATAATTGAACTTCACGgttaataccttaaacatcattgTGAACCTTTTTTGGTGGAGTCCCGGATATACTGGGAAAAAAACTGTTAAGTGTAGAAGGTATTTCAGTCCGTATCTTGTTGGCAGAATCATTATCAAGCTTAGGCTTTCCAGCAAAATCTTTAGTGATGGCAATTGTATTAACATCTGCTGATGAAAAATGAAGTCCAACCCTTTTCTTGAACAAATTGGCCCCAGAAGTACTGTTAGAGGAAGCAATATTTGAGTTAGTGTTATTTTTTACCATACCCTCAGAAGAAATTAGCTCCCTTTCCATAATATCCTTTTCAAGAGGctgaaaagaattggaagttgaaaCAAGCTTAATTGCTGGAAAATGAAATTCAGAGTGCACCTTACCAACCTCAACCTCTTTACTACCATCGGTGGTTCCCTGATCCACTATTACAGCGTTATAGTTCTGCATAATATCCTGAATAACCTCAGTAGCTTGTGCCTGATTCTGTTGTTGGTTGTTGTCCTTAGGTGGCCTTGCAACCCACTTCATCACAAGTTTTCTATTCAGCTTAACCTTTATGCCTTGTTGTATCCTCTGTCTACTTAACAAATTCTTGAGCCTGAAATTCTTATGATAATAGAAATTTTGTTGGTTTTCATGTTGCTTCAACTTGTTATCAGCTAGGGGAGCTTGCGAACTAGTATTAGTAATAGATATATTAGCACTTGATTGATTCACTTCCTTCTTTACAGAATTTCCAGCAAACATAGAAATTGAGGTAACATCttttggcttagcaatttcagcaGGCTTGGAATTGTTCACACCAACATTCTTCATATTCAGATTACCAGTAGCAACTACATCACCAAGAATTACCTTAGACCCAACCTTATGAGTATTGAACACATCagtaggagcctgtttggatgggcttatgcctataagctgtttgcagcttataagttaaaaaaaaaaaaaaaaaaaaaaaaaaaaaaaagttaaggtagcctaacttattttttttggcttacagcttataagctgctttagataagctaagtcaaatgggcccaattatttttttgaacttattttaagcacaaaatgactttaagctggccagccaaacactcgaaaaagctgaaaacagcttatacgcaacttataagcaacttataagccaatccaaacgggctctagaatTATTGCTAGAAGAAGCAATATTTTGGGTAGCATTAGTGCCAAATGCCCTGTTATGATCTTTCTTCCCATAGGCTAAGCATACATCTTCAATGTGACCTTGGTGTTTGCAAGAAAAACAGTAATCCGGCACAAATTCATACTCAATCACCTGCGAGAAACCTCCTATCTCTTTGCCATTCTCCCCTTTGAGGCCAACCCAAATAGAATCCCTTCTTTGTACAGCTAAATCAATCTCCACCATAACCTTAGCCGAACTAGGTCTAGTTTT
The sequence above is a segment of the Lycium barbarum isolate Lr01 chromosome 6, ASM1917538v2, whole genome shotgun sequence genome. Coding sequences within it:
- the LOC132645067 gene encoding uncharacterized protein LOC132645067 isoform X3 yields the protein MLEAIPNEDEIRDAVFGLNADSTPGPDGFGGSFYQSCWEIIKHELIEAIQQFFGGTDDVIIFTSGGKRSLELVMHQLQNYQKCSGQRININKSCFLVEPKASNNIIQRIKEVTGYKHSNFPITYLGCPLYVGVQRIAYYSEMISKLVKRTTGWQDLELTVMPGVFVALMIKEILCTILSLVGKLLNKCGISSEILLEFLGSIYL
- the LOC132645067 gene encoding uncharacterized protein LOC132645067 isoform X2, with translation MLEAIPNEDEIRDAVFGLNADSTPGPDGFGGSFYQSCWEIIKHELIEAIQQFFGGTDDVIIFTSGGKRSLELVMHQLQNYQKCSGQRININKSCFLVEPKASNNIIQRIKEVTGYKHSNFPITYLGCPLYVGVQRIAYYSEMISKLVKRTTGWQGKLLLIGGKATLIRHVLQSQPIYLLSALEPPKTVLLQLESYFANFFWGSVEGKNKYHWSFWDNMSFPKEEGGLGFRSIFDVSKSLTMKRW
- the LOC132645067 gene encoding uncharacterized protein LOC132645067 isoform X1, with translation MKNVGVNNSKPAEIAKPKDVTSISMFAGNSVKKEVNQSSANISITNTSSQAPLADNKLKQHENQQNFYYHKNFRLKNLLSRQRIQQGIKVKLNRKLVMKWVARPPKDNNQQQNQAQATEVIQDIMQNYNAVIVDQGTTDGSKEVEVGKVHSEFHFPAIKLVSTSNSFQPLEKDIMERELISSEGMVKNNTNSNIASSNSTSGANLFKKRVGLHFSSADVNTIAITKDFAGKPKLDNDSANKIRTEIPSTLNSFFPSISGTPPKKVHNDV